From Zingiber officinale cultivar Zhangliang chromosome 5B, Zo_v1.1, whole genome shotgun sequence, the proteins below share one genomic window:
- the LOC121986454 gene encoding vesicle-associated membrane protein 721-like, whose amino-acid sequence MGQQSLIYSFVARGTLILAEYTEFQGNFSTIAAQCLQKLPASNNRFTYNCDGHTFNYLVEDGYTYCVVAVEAVGRQVPIAFLDRIKEDFNKRYGGGKAATALANSLNREFGSKLKEHMQYCTDHPEEISKLAKVKAQVSEVKGVMMENIEKVLDRGEKIELLVDKTETLRSQAQDFRQQGTSMRRKMWIQNMKIKLIVLGIIIALILIIILSVCHGFKC is encoded by the exons ATGGGGCAGCAGTCGTTGATCTACAGCTTCGTGGCGCGGGGCACGCTGATTTTGGCAGAGTACACGGAGTTCCAGGGCAACTTCAGCACCATTGCCGCACAGTGCCTCCAGAAGCTCCCCGCCAGTAATAATCGTTTCACCTACAACTGTGACGGCCACACCTTCAATTACCTCGTTGAGGATGGATATA CATATTGTGTTGTTGCTGTTGAGGCAGTTGGCAGGCAAGTTCCCATAGCATTCCTTGACAGGATCAAGgaagattttaacaaaagatATGGAGGTGGTAAAGCGGCAACAGCATTGGCCAACAGTCTCAACCGAGAATTTGG GTCTAAGCTTAAAGAGCACATGCAGTATTGTACAGACCATCCTGAGGAGATAAGCAAGTTGGCCAAGGTGAAAGCTCAAGTTTCAGAAGTCAAAGGAGTTATGATGGAAAACATTGAGAAG GTACTTGATCGTGGGGAGAAAATTGAGCTTCTCGTTGACAAAACGGAGACCCTTCGGTCTCAG GCACAAGATTTCAGGCAGCAAGGAACAAGTatgaggaggaagatgtggaTACAGAATATGAAGATAAAGCTGATTGTCTTGGGCATAATCATTGCACTTATCCTCATCATTATCTTGTCAGTTTGCCATGGCTTCAAATGCTAG